A part of Caretta caretta isolate rCarCar2 chromosome 1, rCarCar1.hap1, whole genome shotgun sequence genomic DNA contains:
- the PCDH20 gene encoding protocadherin-20 → MTAVSVGMNYQGTGRRSQALGTSWLPRSRHRQPEMGHLRSAGRATSPRSLQHLFLFLLFIGPFNCFANYSRATELFYSLNEGLPAGVLIGSLAQDLRLHGVAAEGPPTRRGEPVLSFSLASQGLGGQYVSLDNRSGELHTSALQIDREALCLETGIGSAASLLAPSSEPCLLLLDVLVLPQEHFRLVKVKIAIRDVNDNAPHFPVPNMRLWVPENAPVDTRLAIEHPALDPDLGTNAVQTYRLQDDYGVFTLDVEENESGERTPYLIVMGALDREAREEYVTLIIAEDGGTPPLLGSATLTIGISDINDNCPQFSDSQLNVTVYGNSSAGTHVATIHAVDMDLGSNAQISYSYSQKVPQPSRDLFHLDESTGAIKLSSKINSDAPRLHRLTILANGPGCIPAVITVLVSIIKVMLRPPEVVPRFIANEVEGVVYLRELEPVNTPIAFFTIKDPDEKYKVNCFLDGNGPFKLSPYKPYNNEYLLETTRPLDYEVQQLYEISVVAWNSEGFHVNKIIKVQVLDDNDNSPVFPQQLIELSIEENNAPNAFLTKLHATDADSGERGKVSYFLGPDAPSYFSLDKTTGVLTVSTQLDREEKEKYRYTVKAIDSGLPPRESIATVTITVLDKNDNSPRFINKDFSFFVPENFPGFGEIGVISVTDADTGQNGWVALSVVNGSDIFVIDTGKGVLRAKVSLDREQQSSYVLWVEAVDGGDPALSSTAKITILLLDINDNPPLVLFPQSNTSYLLVLPSTLPGSPITEVYAVDKDTGMNAVIAYSIIGRRGPRPESFRIDPKTGNITLEESLMQNDYGLYRLLVKVSDHGYPEPLHSTVMVNLFVNDTVSNESYIESLLRKEPDINIEEKEPQISIEPTHKKMESPSCVPTLVALSIISLGSITLVTGMGIYICLRKGKKHHRADENLEVQIPLNGRIDLHMLEKKPMEISNI, encoded by the exons ATGACTGCAGTTTCAGTGGGAATGAACTACCAAGGGACGGGCAGGCGCTCGCAAGCCCTAGGAACAAGCTGGCTCCCGAGGAGCAGGCACCGGCAGCCGGAGATGGGGCACCTCCGGAGCGCGGGGCGCGCCACCAGCCCCAGAAGCCTGCAG CATTTGTTCCTTTTCCTGCTCTTCATCGGCCCTTTCAACTGCTTCGCCAATTACAGCCGCGCCACCGAGCTCTTCTACAGCCTCAACGAGGGGCTGCCGGCCGGGGTGCTCATCGGGAGCCTGGCACAGGACCTGCGGCTACATGGAGTGGCTGCAGAGGGGCCGCCAACCCGTCGCGGGGAGCCTGTGCTCTCCTTCAGCCTGGCCTCTCAGGGGTTGGGCGGCCAGTACGTGAGCCTGGACAACCGTTCGGGGGAGCTGCACACCTCAGCCCTGCAGATCGACCGCGAGGCGCTGTGCCTGGAGACTGGCATCGGCTCAGCTGCCTCTCTGCTGGCACCGTCCTCAgagccctgcctgctgctgctggacgtgctggtgctgccccaggagcactTCCGCCTGGTGAAGGTGAAGATTGCCATCCGTGACGTCAATGACAATGCGCCACACTTCCCCGTGCCCAACATGCGCCTCTGGGTGCCCGAGAATGCCCCCGTCGACACCCGCCTGGCCATAGAGCACCCGGCCCTCGACCCTGACCTTGGTACCAATGCGGTCCAGACCTACCGCCTTCAGGATGACTATGGGGTCTTCACCCTGGATGTGGAGGAGAATGAGAGCGGGGAGAGGACCCCCTACCTGATTGTTATGGGGGCCCTggacagggaggccagagagGAGTATGTCACCCTCATCATCGCAGAGGATGGGGGGACCCCACCATTGCTGGGCAGTGCCACCCTCACCATTGGCATCAGTGACATCAACGACAACTGCCCCCAGTTCAGCGACTCCCAACTCAATGTCACCGTCTATGGGAATTCCAGTGCAGGGACACACGTGGCCACCATCCACGCAGTTGACATGGACCTGGGATCCAATGCCCAGATCTCTTACTCTTACAGTCAAAAAGTCCCCCAGCCATCAAGAGACTTGTTCCACCTGGACGAAAGTACAGGAGCGATCAAGCTCTCCAGTAAAATCAATAGTGATGCTCCCCGGCTCCATAGATTGACTATATTGGCCAATGGTCCTGGTTGTATCCCTGCTGTGATCACTGTGCTGGTGTCCATCATCAAAGTCATGTTGAGACCCCCTGAAGTGGTCCCTCGTTTTATAGCTAATGAAGTAGAAGGTGTGGTTTACTTGAGAGAATTGGAGCCTGTTAACACACCGATAGCATTTTTTACCATAAAAGACCCAGatgaaaaatataaagtgaattGCTTTTTGGATGGCAATGGGCCATTCAAACTGTCACCATACAAACCATACAACAATGAATATTTATTAGAGACTACAAGGCCTTTAGACTACGAGGTGCAGCAGCTCTATGAAATATCAGTGGTTGCATGGAACTCAGAGGGATTTCATGTAAACAAGATAATTAAAGTGCAGGTTCTAGACGATAACGACAACTCACCAGTTTTCCCTCAACAATTAATAGAATTATCTATTGAAGAAAATAATGCTCCCAATGCTTTTTTGACCAAATTGCATGCAACGGATGCTGAcagtggagagagagggaaagtctCCTATTTTCTAGGGCCTGATGCCCcttcatatttttctttagatAAAACTACAGGTGTTCTTACAGTTTCCACTCAGCTGGacagagaagaaaaagagaaatacAGATATACTGTTAAAGCAATAGATTCTGGATTGCCTCCCAGAGAATCGATAGCAACTGTCACCATCACAGTGTTGGATAAAAATGACAATAGTCCCAGATTTATCAATAAGGATTTCAGTTTTTTTGTACCAGAAAACTTTCCTGGTTTTGGGGAAATTGGAGTTATCAGTGTTACAGATGCTGATACAGGGCAAAATGGATGGGTAGCCCTTTCAGTTGTAAATGGAAGTGATATTTTTGTGATAGACACTGGCAAAGGAGTTTTGAGAGCTAAGGTCTCCCTCGACAGGGAGCAGCAAAGTTCCTATGTCTTGTGGGTTGAAGCTGTTGATGGAGGTGACCCTGCCCTGTCTTCTACTGCTAAAATAACTATCCTTCTTCTGGACATTAATGACAACCCCCCACTGGTCTTGTTTCCTCAGTCTAATACGTCTTATTTGTTGGTACTTCCTTCTACTCTTCCTGGCTCTCCCATCACAGAAGTCTATGCTGTAGATAAAGACACTGGCATGAATGCTGTCATAGCTTACAGCATCATAGGTAGAAGAGGTCCACGACCTGAATCATTTAGGATTGACCCTAAAACTGGTAATATCACCTTGGAAGAGTCACTGATGCAGAATGACTATGGTCTCTACCGGCTACTGGTAAAAGTTAGCGATCATGGCTATCCAGAGCCCCTCCATTCCACAGTCATGGTGAACCTTTTTGTAAACGACACAGTGAGCAATGAGAGCTATATTGAAAGTTTGTTAAGAAAGGAGCCTGACATTAATATAGAGGAAAAAGAGCCACAAATATCTATAGAGCCTACGCATAAAAAAATGGAGTCACCATCTTGCGTGCCTACCTTAGTAGCCCTGTCAATAATAAGCTTGGGGTCAATCACTTTAGTAACTGGGATGGGCATTTACATCTGTTTACGGAAAGGGAAAAAGCATCACAGAGCAGATGAAAATTTGGAAGTACAAATCCCACTAAATGGAAGAATTGACCTTCATATGTTGGAGAAGAAACCAATGGAGATTTCTAATATTTGA